GTCTGCCAGAGACTCGTCACTTCAGCCTCCAAATCGCGCTCGACGGTCGATTCCTCGCGGTCGGTGAGTCGCCGTTCGTCCAAGGTTTCGAGGTCCTCGGCCACCGAGCGGAGTTTTGCCTTCACCGTCTTTCTACGGGCTTCGGTCGGGTGTGCGGTAAAGGTCGGTTCGACTAATACGTCGTCCAGCACCTGCTGGACCGTCTCTTCGTCGGCACCCGAGTCTGCGAGTTCCGCGGCGGCCGCAGCCACGCTGTCTGCGAGCGGGCCGTCTTGGCTTCCTTCCCGAATCGCTCGCACCCGCTCGCGCTCTTCGGCGAGGTTGATGAGTTCGAAGTAGGTCGTGAACGCTCGGGCGACGACGCCCTCCAGTTCGGGCGGGAGGTCTTCGAGTTCTGCTCGGAGTTCGTCGCGCGAACTCGCGTCGCCGCGTCGGTAATCGATGGACGACGTGCGGACGGCTTCGACGAGGTCGAACGCCTCCGTCGAGGTCTGGTCGGCCAGCACGTCGCCGAGTAGCGCGCCGAGTTCGCGTACGTCTCTTCGTACGTCTCTGGCGTGTAGTCCCATACCATACGATTCGTGGGGGAGAGGCTAAAACGTCGGGACGATGCGAAAATTGCCACTCGAATGTGAGTAAATTTGGTGAAGGTTAGCTGTACTCCCGCCAGCGGTGCCCGCACTCCTGACATTTGAAGAAGCGCGTCGGCGGTTCGTCCGCAGAGCCGGTCTGCTTGATGGTGTACCACGCTTTTTGGTGGCCGCACTCGTCGCAGACTACGTCCTCGGCGGTCGGCTTGCCCTCGAAGTTGGCGTCCTCGGAGGTTTCGATGACTTCCGAATCGCCCTGCTCTTCGGTGCTGACGAACTCGGCGGCCTTCTCCTCGTCCTTTT
The sequence above is a segment of the Halorussus halophilus genome. Coding sequences within it:
- a CDS encoding transcription factor S produces the protein MQFCDDCGSMMKSMGSKMVCTNDDCQHTVEKDEEKAAEFVSTEEQGDSEVIETSEDANFEGKPTAEDVVCDECGHQKAWYTIKQTGSADEPPTRFFKCQECGHRWREYS